The proteins below come from a single Oceanotoga teriensis genomic window:
- a CDS encoding GntP family permease, giving the protein MSMAAYLGIVMVVGVIVLLFMVIKLKVQAFISLLIVSMGVGIFSGMPLDKVITSMTNGMGGTLGFIAVVVGLGSMFGKMLEVSGGTQRLARTLINKFGKEKASYALALTGFIVAIPVFFDVGFILIVPIVYSLARETKKSVLHYGIPLLAGLAVTHAFVPPTPGPVAVAQLVNADLGKVILFGIIAGIPSAILAGPVFGKYIGKKINVGVPDYMMEGIEKEIDEKDLPSFSTIFSLILIPLILIPLVLIVLNTISSTFLDPNTFFAKLLKFIGHPFTALTVATILSFIVLGRFRGLSKEDINKVSTSALNSSGLIILITGAGGVFKQILIDSGVGDVLAQSVSSLNLSPILLAFIIALIVRVAAGSATVAMMTAGGIVAPMLSNFSVEPALIVIAIASGSTALSHVNDSGFWLVNRYFGINEKDTLRSWTVMETIIGLVGLSVALILDIFI; this is encoded by the coding sequence ATGTCTATGGCAGCTTATTTGGGGATTGTTATGGTCGTTGGAGTTATTGTTCTTTTATTCATGGTTATAAAACTTAAAGTTCAAGCTTTTATTTCTTTGTTAATTGTTAGTATGGGAGTCGGTATATTTTCTGGAATGCCTCTTGATAAAGTCATAACTTCTATGACAAATGGTATGGGTGGAACACTTGGATTTATAGCTGTGGTTGTTGGTCTTGGATCTATGTTTGGTAAAATGCTTGAAGTTTCTGGCGGGACACAGAGACTAGCAAGAACACTCATAAATAAATTTGGAAAAGAAAAGGCAAGTTATGCACTTGCATTGACTGGATTTATTGTTGCAATACCGGTGTTTTTTGATGTAGGATTTATATTGATAGTGCCTATTGTTTATTCTTTGGCAAGAGAGACTAAAAAATCTGTACTTCATTATGGAATACCTTTACTTGCAGGATTAGCAGTTACTCATGCTTTTGTTCCACCAACACCAGGTCCAGTTGCGGTAGCACAACTTGTGAATGCCGATCTTGGTAAGGTGATATTATTTGGTATAATTGCTGGAATTCCTTCTGCGATACTTGCTGGACCTGTTTTTGGTAAGTATATAGGTAAAAAAATAAATGTTGGTGTTCCAGATTATATGATGGAAGGTATTGAAAAAGAAATAGATGAAAAAGATTTACCGAGTTTTTCTACTATTTTTTCTTTAATATTAATACCTTTAATATTAATACCTTTAGTATTGATAGTTTTAAATACTATTTCAAGTACATTTTTAGATCCTAATACATTTTTTGCAAAATTGTTGAAATTCATAGGTCATCCATTTACAGCACTTACAGTGGCTACAATCCTTTCTTTTATAGTTCTGGGGCGGTTTAGAGGATTATCAAAAGAAGATATAAATAAGGTTTCAACATCAGCTTTAAATTCTTCAGGTCTTATTATATTAATAACTGGAGCTGGAGGAGTCTTTAAACAGATTCTCATAGATAGTGGAGTTGGTGATGTATTAGCCCAATCAGTATCTTCTTTGAATTTGAGTCCCATTTTATTGGCATTTATAATAGCTTTAATAGTTAGAGTAGCTGCAGGATCTGCTACTGTTGCTATGATGACTGCAGGTGGAATTGTTGCACCTATGCTTTCAAATTTTAGTGTAGAGCCAGCTTTAATAGTTATTGCGATAGCTTCTGGATCAACTGCTCTATCTCATGTTAATGATAGTGGATTTTGGCTTGTTAATAGATATTTTGGTATAAATGAAAAAGATACATTGAGATCATGGACTGTTATGGAAACTATAATAGGTTTAGTTGGTTTGAGTGTTGCTTTGATATTAGATATATTTATTTGA
- the gnd gene encoding phosphogluconate dehydrogenase (NAD(+)-dependent, decarboxylating), whose protein sequence is MKIGLVGLGKMGLNLTKNMINKGYEVYTFDKDSQRIRMSEKVGAIGCISLKNLCKKLKENRILWIMVPSGNPTEDVLNELKNYLDKKDIIIEAGNSNYKDSMRRFENFQNIDIDYLDAGISGGQDGALNGICAMIGGKESTFKKVERIFKDISIENGYLYTGKSGSGHFSKMIHNGIEYGMLQAIGEGFEILEKSDFDYDMESLADLWNHGSVIRGWLMELTKNVFNKDKNLDTIKGVIDANGEGLWTAQTALEMGIPAPVITASVMVRHRSKQEDTYSGKLIASLRNEFGGHSIIENK, encoded by the coding sequence ATGAAAATAGGTCTTGTCGGTCTTGGAAAAATGGGACTAAATCTAACAAAAAATATGATAAACAAAGGTTATGAAGTTTATACATTTGACAAAGATTCTCAAAGAATAAGAATGTCAGAAAAAGTAGGGGCTATAGGTTGCATATCTTTAAAAAATTTATGCAAAAAACTTAAAGAAAATAGAATTTTATGGATAATGGTTCCTTCTGGAAATCCAACGGAAGATGTATTAAATGAATTAAAAAATTATCTCGATAAAAAAGATATAATAATAGAAGCTGGGAATTCTAATTATAAAGATTCTATGAGAAGATTTGAAAATTTTCAAAATATAGATATTGATTACTTAGATGCTGGAATAAGCGGTGGACAAGATGGAGCTTTAAATGGAATTTGTGCCATGATCGGAGGAAAAGAATCAACGTTTAAAAAGGTTGAAAGAATTTTTAAAGATATATCTATTGAAAATGGTTATTTATATACTGGAAAATCTGGTAGCGGTCATTTTTCGAAAATGATACATAATGGTATAGAATATGGAATGCTTCAAGCCATTGGAGAAGGATTTGAAATACTTGAAAAAAGTGATTTTGATTATGATATGGAATCTCTTGCAGATCTTTGGAATCATGGTTCTGTTATAAGAGGTTGGCTTATGGAATTGACAAAAAATGTGTTTAATAAAGATAAGAATTTAGATACAATAAAAGGTGTGATAGATGCAAATGGTGAAGGACTTTGGACAGCTCAAACAGCTTTAGAAATGGGAATACCAGCACCAGTTATTACAGCATCTGTTATGGTTAGGCATAGATCTAAACAAGAAGATACATATTCTGGAAAATTAATAGC